Genomic segment of Shewanella sp. OMA3-2:
AAATCAGCTTCACCCAATAACCAAGCGTTTAATATTCATCAATTTGAATTAACTTTATCTTCAGCTCCACCAGCAACTCAGCAAGCTCAAACCACTACCGATGAGCGCGTTAATAGTGCCATAGATGATGCTTTGACGAACAATACTCAGACAAAATCTATTCCTGTAAGGGTTGAAGTCGATGTTAAGTGGCAGCCATTTTATCTTGAATACTGCGTGTTAGTCGACGAAGAGCAAATCAGCCAGGGCCAACGAACAACCAAAGACATTGAACAGCAAGTACCCGAGTTCGCCGTACCTAAAGGCAATAAAATCAGCATGGTCGGCTTGGCGTCATTAGGGTTTAAGCTATTAAAAAGCGCTAAAGTGGTCAAAGCCTTATTAGCCGGAGCCAGTGTTGCCGCTTATTCATGGCTATTCTCGATTGAATTCGCCCTCGCCTTAATTGCCTGTTTAGTCTTTCATGAATATGGCCACATTAGAGCCATGAAACACTTTGGCATGAAAACCAAAGGCATTTATCTAATCCCCTTTATGGGCGGTTTAGCCTTAAGCGATGAGCGCATTAACACCCGCTGGCAAGATGTGGTCATCTCCATAATGGGCCCAACCTTCGGCTTACTCTTATCAATCGCTTGTTTGGTGGCCTACTGGGTCACAGGTAATGTGTTCTTTGCCGGACTTGCAGCCTTTAACGCATTACTCAACCTCTTTAACCTACTGCCCATTCTGCCCTTAGATGGTGGCCATATTTTAAAAAGCATCAGCTTTTCGATGAATAGCGTCACAGGGTTAATCGCCTGCGTTGCCGGAGCCGCTATTGGGGTATTTATCAGTTACAGCTTAGGCTTAGCTTTGTTGGGTTTCTTATTATTAATTGGTAGTGTAGAGATCGTTTTTGAGTGGCGCGGTCGTCATCAAAGTCATTTATTACCGCTAGACAGGTATGGTCAAATATTTTCAGCTATTTGGTATTTGCTCACGGTTAGCGCATTAATCGGTATTATTTGGGTTATAGCGGGTACAGGTGATGATATGTTGCGGATGCCACTAGAGATTTTGAAAAGCTAATTGGGGTATTACTTGGTCGGTTAATTAAGACTAATATTTCATGTTTACTAATTGCCTGACGCAGGAATGTTCAGGATGAACGGAGTTTTTACCTCTTCGATTTAGCTTCGTTTATAGCAAGTAACCAAAATCAATAAGATCTTTTTGAATCTTTCAGATTCTATTTGAATTGAGGACATCGAGACTCTTTCTCCGAGAACCCGTGAGCTTGGCATGGATGCCACGCTAGCTTTCGTTGGGCCAGGGACGGCCCATCGGAAGCGATAGGTCTTTTTGATAATGGCCGAAGCAGACTACAAACGCGGTAAAAAGCTGGATCGTTCCCTATCGAAAATATGCGCTTTTCAGCATTTTTAATCTGGGGCGCTGCGGGATTGTTAAGGGGGACAAGCGCTTTCCCCCTTAACTCGGGTGTGGGCGAAGCGCCACGACTTATCTCGGCCGTTTAGGCCGCAAAATAAAACAAGCTTAAAGCTCAAACACATTGGTCATCACTTTATACAACTCTGTCCCTTGATGAACAGACGCCGACGCAAAATGCAAAATAGGCACGCAGTCTTTATCTAAACTCAGCGGTGTCAACGCCTTGTCTGAACCGTATAAATCTAAACGTAAGATATTCACCAACGGCTCACCCGCCAATAACGGTTCGCCCACTGTGGCACAGTACTCAACCATGCCAGATTGCGGTGCATGAAACTTTTTATAATCTTTTAAGTAACACCCATAACGCGGCATTTCAGCCGGCAAAACAGGTTTTTTAATCACCCCACGATGGCTCAAATAAGCCAAAATACCGTTAGCATCGACTAAAGCATCCGCCATATCAATACGCTCTTGGCTGGCAAGTTCAAGGGTAAACGCAGCGACTGGCACCTCAAAATGACGACCTTTACTCGCAGCATGATCAGTCAGTTGCCACCAGGGACAAAACGCTGCCTCATCCATGGCGCCACCAAAACTATTTGGAATGATCAAACTGTAAGGAATAGAGAAAAACTTAACGGAATCGATATCATATTCAGGACAATAAAGGTGTTTACAGGATTTTGGCCCAGTATGTAAATCAAGCACAATATCAGCCTGATGGGCCAGTGACTGTAAACTTACCGCTAAACGATGGCCTGTTGTGATGCCCCAAGGCTGTTGTAACTTGGTGTAACAAGCCTCAGTTAGCGTAGCCTTAAACGACATAATCAACTCATCATTGGATAAATTTTGATGCTGTTCATACCAGGCGGCGATGTCGATTTTATGGTCTAAATACTCACGATTCCAATTAACACCGGTTATTGGGTCGAATCGTCCTAAGGTAAACTCACCACTTTTTTGATTAATCCCCAGCGGGTTAGCTAAAGGGGCGAACACAATATCCCCTAAAATATCCAGCCCTTCTAACAAGTTCATTAGTTGATAAATTACCGCATTGCCCTGCACTTCAGCACCGTGAACATTGGCTTGAACGTATACTTTCGGTGCGCGGCTGTCAGTGCCTTTAAAGGTGAATAAAGGCACATCAAGGGGTTGTCCTGCCGCAAGTTCACCCACATTCAGTGATGTGCGCAAAGCTTTAGTCATCATTTTACTTGTCATAGATTACTCGAAAAGATTTTGATGCAATGCTTTAACAACGTCTGCGGCTTGCGCTTCATCAATTAATACACATAAATTATGTGGGCTAGCACCTTGGCATATCATACGGACATTGTATTTTTCTAATACTTGAAAGACTCGACTACAAATGCCCGCTGTAGAAGCAATTCTATTACCAATAATGGCCACTAAGGCTAAGTTATCTTCCACTCTCACTCGGCAATGTTGTGATAACTCTTGTAATAACGATTCACTTAATAAACCTTGGCCACTTGAGTCTGAACCAGTTTTATCTAGGGTTAACGACACGTTCACTTCTGAGGTGGTGATCAAATCAACCGATATTTTGTGGCGCGCTAAAGTCGCAAAGGTTTCAGCTAAAAAGCCCTGGGCATGAAGCATCTGTAAGCTATGCAGGTTTAATAATGTTTGGTCTCGTCTTAGCGCAACCGCACGATAAACAGGGGCATTATCAACTTGATGACGGATCCAGGTTCCACCTAATTCAGGGGCTTTGCTCGAGCCAACAAACACTTGAATCTGCTGACGCACTGCTGGAAGTATAGTGGCAGGATGCAATACTTTAGCACCAAAAGTAGCCATTTCAGCAGCTTCATTAAAACTGATTTCAGCTATCGGGCGTGCATTAGGTGCCAATCGCGGGTCTGTAGTATAAATACCCGCAACATCAGTCCAAATTTCTACCGCATGGGCAGACAAAGCCTCAGCCAATAACGCGGCTGAGTAATCACTGCCGCCGCGGCCTAATGTGGTGGTGCGGCCCTGTTCATCAGCCCCTATAAATCCTTGGGTAACAATAATGCTGGTGCTTAACAGCGGTTGTAAAAAATCACCCGATAAATTAGCAATGTGTTCAATTTGAGGTTCTGCACGACCAAAATGGCTATCGGTACGTAGCACTTGGCGTACATCAAAAGCCTGAGAAGATGTGCCCTTTTCACGGATAACAGCTGAGAACAATACTGACGAACAATGCTCTCCCATAGAAAGCAATTCATCCATAGCCGCTTTGCTGCGGTCAAGAATTAATGACTCACTTAACACTGACATTCGGCTCAATAACTTATCAATTTGCGCTGCAATATCTTGTGGCTGAGCAAGTTCATCAATAATACGATATTGAATTTGGGCAACTTGTTTAAGCAAGCTTAGACGACGTTCGTCATTCACATTAGCACTGGTAAGCTCAACTAATAAGTTGGTTACACCACTGGATGCACTGACCACCACTAAACGGGTATTAGGATTGGATAAAACGATATCTGCGCAGCGGCTCATTGCAGAATAATCTGCTACAGAGGTTCCGCCAAACTTGGCTACAACTAATTGATTTAACGACATGTAATACACTCCGAACTAAACTTCGTTCGAAGAGCCTGGTGCAAAGATAACGCACCCTAAAAGAAGGGAAACAGCAATCACCACCAGAAGCTCTCCACCAAATAACAGGTGACAATCGCTAGGATTCAACCTAATCGACCGATAAATAAGTTAACCAAATCTTATTGTATCTCGGCGTTAATCTCCCTCGTAAGCTGTCATGGGAATTGGTCTTCCTCAAGCTTACTACCTAGTTAACGCTCCTCTTCTGTGCCTCCCTAAGGAGGGATGAGCAAAATAACAATAAACCTAAGGCTAAGTCAATGCACAACACTGCAAGTTGAGAAAAAATAAACAAGTGCATTATTTCATTTGGCGTACAATAAAGGTTTTCAAGTAAAAATAGCGAGTTGATCGCTGCTAGGTATTAACCTCAATAGAGTATTAGCTATTTAAAAGAATCCAATAACAGTAGCTGTCAAAAAAGCACTTAGATGCGGTTTTGGGTAGGAAAAGATAATATTGTAAATATAGGCCACTGATTGCGAGGTAGCGCAGGACTCCAAAACAAAAATCAGTCGTTGGTATTAGCTCACCACATCCATTTGTTAAATTTATTGTCCCACTAAAAAATTAACAAATAAAATAAAAACGATTTAACAAAACTCAGGGAAATCACTGACTAAACATAAACGTTGATTGAACGCCCCCAACTGTATCTCGTCCTTGTGTTGATCAAAGCAGGCTACAAGCGATAGTAAACCTTGATTCACATAATAAATTGCATGTTGCTTAAACTCCCTTCCCAGCTCAACAGCCTGATTTTTATCAATAAAAACAGCCCAGCTTTTTTCAACATGTGAAAAGTCAGGTGCAATACCCATTAAGCTTCGATAAGGACTTTGATATTGAAGGATTTTTAGTTGAAGCTCGCGATCTAACAGACGGTTTTGACTTGGGGTAAGTAAGCATCCCAATGGGTTATAAGCAGTAATTATAGCGAAAGAAAAATCATTAGATAAAGACTGAGTTAGCAAAAAATGCGTTTTTTGATAGTCCTGCCACACAGTATCGATAACATTTTCCATAATAAATCCCATTAAATGAGCTCAAAAGAGTGTAGCAGAAAGGGGTTAATAGCGAAAGAAGTGTAACTTTGATCATAATAAAATATACACTTAATCATTTTAAATCAGTAAATTAAGTACAGGTTTACTCATTTATTAAACTAAATAAATTATTATTTTTAACATTTAATTTGTTAACAAATACAAATAAAGGGTACAATAGCCATCAGTTACTCATTAATCGTCACAAAAAGCAGATTCTAAGACTATTTTTTACGATTAATATTATTAAACTAAGACTTTATCACCGTACTGTTACTGTAATATTGTTATGTAGCTGTTTAAAAATTTCATTTTAGTTATACCTAAATAGGAACTTTTAACTATCTTTAAGTTCACAGTCTACAGTGGTACGAATCTTTGCCACGATAATAGCTTTTTTAAGTCTCAGTAAAAGCTCACTCTACGTCATTGCTTCACTAGCAATTAAAACAGTAAAGAATGAGAGAGTGTTTAAACTCAAGGTAGACAGTGTTAAACGCCAATAATCCAGAATTTTTAACGTATGCAGTTAAGCGTACGTATAACGCTAGCTTCAATGCTAGATAACAAATTTATTAATTTTTAGGTAATTTTATTATGCAAAATCCACATATTTTAATTGTTGAAGATGAAGCCGTAACCCGTAACACCCTACGTAGCATATTTGAAGCGGAAGGTTATGTTGTTACTGAAGCTAATGATGGCGCAGAAATGCACAAAGCCATGCTTGAAAATAAGATCAACCTAGTGGTTATGGACATCAACTTACCAGGTAAAAATGGTTTATTACTTGCCCGTGAATTACGTGAAATCAATAACATTGGTTTAATCTTTCTAACGGGTCGTGATAACGAAGTTGATAAAATTTTAGGCCTAGAAATTGGCGCTGATGATTACATCACTAAGCCATTTAACCCACGCGAACTAACCATTCGTGCACGTAACTTATTAACTCGCGTAAACAGTGCAGTGGCTGAAAGTGAAGAGAAAGGCTCGGTTGAATACTACCGCTTCAATGGTTGGAGTTTAGAAATCAATAGCCGTTCGTTAGTTAATCCACAAGGTGAATCTTATAAATTACCACGCAGTGAATTCCGTGCCATGCTTCACTTTGTAGAAAACCCAGGTAAAATATTAACCCGCGCCGATCTGCTAATGAAAATGACTGGCCGTGAGCTTAAACCACATGATCGCACCGTTGATGTAACAATTCGTCGTATTCGTAAGCACTTTGAAAGCTTAGCTGATACGCCTGAAATCATCGCGACTATCCACGGTGAAGGCTACCGTTTTTGTGGTCACTTAGAAGATTAAGTATTAGCCATTACACATGGATAAGATAAAATAAAACCGAGCATATTTCGCTCGGTTTTTTTATGTCGGTGATAATTGTAGTGGAATCATAAGTCAGCGATATCAGCCACAAATAATTTGCTTCATTTATACCTGATATCTAATATATCGTTACCTGCTGCTTACTCACTTTAAATGGATTAATCCTTCATGGCCAATAAGTTACTATTACTGACTCGCGAAAATGAAATTTATCGAGAGTTAATAACCCAATGTAAACTACCGGACTTAATTATCTTAAATGACGCGTCAGACAGTATTATTGAAGCTGATATTTGGTTTGCTGAACCAGCCCTTGCTGCACCATTAATCGATCGAGCTAAAAATTTACGTTGGTTGCAATCAACCTTTGCAGGTGTAGATAAACTTGTGATGCCAGCACTGCGACGTGACTATCAACTGACTAATGTTCGAGGTATTTTTGGCCCATTAATGAGTGAGTATTTATTTGGTTATTTACTCGCCCACCAGCGTGAACACCATAAATATAAACAGCAACAACAGCAACAAAATTGGTTACCAGGAAGCTATAAAACTCTTCAAGGGCAACACTTATTGCTGCTCGGCACAGGGTCCATTGCACAGCATATTGCAGCAACAGCTAAGCATTTTGGCATGGTGGTGACAGGGATAAATCGATTAGGTACTGCTACACATGGATTTGATCAGGTCGATAGTATTGATAACTTAGCTTGTCATCTTCGACAAGCTGATGTAGTCGCCAGCATTTTGCCCAATACCCCTGACACCGATAATATTCTCAACCAGCAAAACTTAAGTTTGTTAAAACCTGCAGCCATCATTTTCAATTTAGGCCGTGGCAATGTACTTGATTTAAATGCACTCACAGCCCAGTTAAACCAAACGCCAAATCAACAGGCTATTTTGGACGTATTTACTCAAGAGCCCTTGCCTAAAACGCACCCTATTTGGTCATGTGCTAACGCAATTATCACCCCCCACATTGCTGCACCTAGCTTTCCTGCACAAATTGTTGCGTTATTTAGCAGCAACTATCACTTGTGGCGCAATCAACAACCGTTAAACTATGTTATCGATTTTGATAAAGGCTATTAAAGATCAACAGCTTAATTTAATTCTGCATATTACAGATATGATATAAACAATAAATGTCGTATTTTTGCCCAAAAAGTTATTGCCAATGATAACCGTTTTCATTTAGAATTAGATTCAACCTAGGGAGATGCATTGTTAATATCCCTTTTTCATCTGAGTTCTAGAGGCTGATATGTACGTTTGTCTTTGTCATGCAATTACAGATAAACAAATTAAAGAAGCTGTACGCCAAGGCGATTGCTCGTTAGCAGATGTCAGAAAGCGTTTAGGTGTCGCCGATCAATGTGGTAAATGTGCCAGAATGGCGAGCCAGATTATTAGTACTCAATTAGAGTTTGAGCCAAACTTCTATGAAGTAGCCTAAACCACAATATTATTTCAAATCCTAATTCAATAAAAATGCAGCCAAATGGCTGCATTTTTATTTTTAATTTAAAGCAACAGCGTCTGCTAACTTATGGTTAGCTCGCCATTGCGATAATTACTCTGCATTATCATCAGACGCGCTGTCGCCAATATTACTGTCATTGGCAATACCAACAGTTTCAATATCAACACTGTCTACCCGCTGTAAGCCTCTTGGCAGTTTAGCTCCACGTCGACCACGTTCACCGCGGTAATGTTCTAAATCACTGGCTTTAAGGGTTAACTTACGTTTGCCCGCCCACAAGGTCACAGCAGCACCACTTGGCACTACGTTTAAGTGCATCAGTAATTCTTCACGATTTTTAGCACGCTCTGTGGGAATACCAATAATTTTATTGCCCTTACCTTTAGATAATTGTGGCAATGCATCTAAACTGAACATCAGCATACGCCCCTCACTGGTAATGGCTAATAAAGCATCGTTAGCACCTTTAGTAATAAGCTTAGGCGTAAGCACCTGGGCATTGGCTGGCAAAGATAATAAAGCTTTACCGGCTTTATTACGACTCACCATGTCAGAGTAGGCACCTATAAAGCCATAACCTGCGTCACTGGCTAATAGGTAACATTGTTCGTCCTCACCCATAATCACATGGCGCATAACAGCCCCTGGCGCCATATTAAAGCGAGTCGTAATCGGCTCACCCTGGCTTCTAGCTGATGGCAAGGTGTGGCTGTCGGTGGCAAATGCACGACCTGACGAATCGACAAATACAGCAGCCTGGTTACTTTTACCTATGGCGCTGCACAAGTAACTGTCACCCGCTTTATAGCTTAAGCTTTCTGGATCAACATCATGGCCTTTAGCACAGCGTACCCAGCCTTTATCAGACAATACTACGGTAACCGCTTCTGTTGGAATAAGTTCTTGTTCTGTTAACGCTTTTGATTCTTTACGCTGAATAATTGGCGAGCGACGATCGTCACCATATGTTTCACCATCTTGAATTAACTCTTTTTTCACTAAGGTTTTTAAGCGGCGATCTGAACTTAAAATCAGTTCTAACTTATCACGCTCAGCCATTAGTTCGTCTTGCTCGGCTTTGATTTTAAATTCTTCTAGCTTGCCAAGGTGACGTAGTTTTAACTCTAAAATTGATTCAGCTTGCTTGTCACTTAAGTTAAAACGCGCCATTAACTCCGCTTTAGGATCATCATGAAAGCGAATAATTTCAATTACTTCATCGATGTTTAAAAACGCGACCATTAAGGCTTCAAGAATATGCAGACGTGCAATCACTTTGTCTAAACGGAATTGTAAGCGACGGGTAACCGTTGACACCTGGTACTCTAACCATTCTGTTAACATGGCCAGCAAGCCTTTCACCTGCGGGCGACCATCTAAGCCAAGCACGTTCAAGTTGATCCGAAAACTTTTCTCTAAATCCGTGGTGGCAAATAGGTGAGTCATTAATTGATCGCAATCAACTCGATTTGAACGCGGAACAACAACTAACCTAACAGGGTTTTCATGGTCAGACTCATCACGTAAATCGCTGACCATTGGCAATTTCTTTGCCTGCATTTGCAAGGCAATTTGTTCTAAAATCTTGCCGCTGCCTGCTTGGTGTGGCAGTGAAGTGATAATAATTTCATGGTTATCAATGCTGTATACCGCACGCATTTTAATTGAACCACGACCCGTTTCATAAATTTTAGCAATGTCAGCACTGGGGGTAATAATTTCTGCTTCTGTTGGATAATCTGGCCCTGGCACCAGTTCCATTAAGCGGGCTAAATCGGCTTTAGGGTTATCTAATAACTCCACACAGGCAGAGACTAATTCACGCACGTTATGTGGTGGAATATCTGTCGCCATACCAACCGCAATACCGGTAATGCCGTTAAGTAAAATATGCGGTAATCGAGCCGGTAATGTTTTAGGCTCCTTCATGGTGCCATCAAAGTTAACGCCCCACTCTACTGTGCCTTGGCCTAGCTCTGACAATAATACTTCTGAAAATTTAGACAGTGTAGCTTCGGTATAACGCATCGCAGCAAACGACTTAGGATCATCTGGGGCACCCCAGTTACCTTGACCTTTTACTAGCGGATAACGATATGAGAAGGGTTGAGCCATTAATACCATGGCTTCATAACATGCGCTGTCACCATGGGGGTGATATTTACCTAATACGTCACCGACCGTACGCGCTGACTTTTTAGGTTTAGATTGCGCATTAAGGCCAAGTTCGCTCATGGCATAAATGATACGACGCTGCACTGGCTTTAAACCATCACCGATATGCGGCAATGCACGATCCATGATCACGTACATTGAATAATTTAAATAAGCCTCTTCGGTGAATCGGCGCAGTGGCATTTGCTCAACGCCATCTAAGCTTAATTCAATCGCATCACTCATCTGTGCTTTCCTGTATTGGATCAGCGGCTTTATAGAACAAACGATATACGTTGCCCTTTAAGTCGTCTGAAATGTAAATTGCGCCATCTGGTGCAGTTAGCAAATCAAATGGTCGGGCGACGGGAAACTCTCCGTCTAAAAAGCTCACTACGGTTTCCTGGTGTGCAATAGCTGTTTTTGGCAGGCTGTTGTCTAGTGTCAGCATAACTATTTGATAACCCACTTTACTTGAACGGTTCCATGAACCATTTTCAGCCACAAACAACTGTTGTTGATAACGTTCTGGAAATTGGGTGCCGGTATAAAAATGCAATCCGGTTGGGGCAACATGGGCCGGTAATTCAAAAATAGGTGCAGTGATTTTTAAATTGGTCGGCTTATCATAAGCGGGCTCTTTAATCGTGCTGGCATGGATATAGGGAAAACCAAAATGGGCGCCTTTTATATCAAGTCGATTAATCTCATCGGCGGGCAAATTGTCACCCATCCAGTTGCGGCCAAGATCTGCAAACCACATTTGTTTAGTATCAGGCTCCCAATCAAAACCGGTCACACTGCGAATACCCAAAGCAACTTGCTCACTGGCACCCGTTTGCACATTAATGGCTAGCACACTGCCATAGGGAGCTGGTGCTTCACACACATTGCAGGGCATGCCTAAGGCTATATATAACCGTCCATCTGGACCAAAACGCATCGCTCGGCTGTAGCGTTTATCTAAATCTGGCAAATTTGAATAGACTTCTTTAGCGCGAGAGGGACGACGTAAACGATCTTCAATCTCCTCATATTTGATAATTCGGTCTTCTTCACTGACATAAAGATCGCCTTTATAAAAGGCTAAAGCATCTGGGTTTTCTAATCCTCTGGCGATAACATATCGTTTATCGACCTGACCATCCTGATCATTATCAACCAATGCGTAAATGGTGCCATTTTTTTGCGAGCCCACAAATAAG
This window contains:
- a CDS encoding site-2 protease family protein yields the protein MELLNIECFGKRLRLEGSMAGWQQLYWDNQLVSQKSASPNNQAFNIHQFELTLSSAPPATQQAQTTTDERVNSAIDDALTNNTQTKSIPVRVEVDVKWQPFYLEYCVLVDEEQISQGQRTTKDIEQQVPEFAVPKGNKISMVGLASLGFKLLKSAKVVKALLAGASVAAYSWLFSIEFALALIACLVFHEYGHIRAMKHFGMKTKGIYLIPFMGGLALSDERINTRWQDVVISIMGPTFGLLLSIACLVAYWVTGNVFFAGLAAFNALLNLFNLLPILPLDGGHILKSISFSMNSVTGLIACVAGAAIGVFISYSLGLALLGFLLLIGSVEIVFEWRGRHQSHLLPLDRYGQIFSAIWYLLTVSALIGIIWVIAGTGDDMLRMPLEILKS
- the arcA gene encoding two-component system response regulator ArcA, giving the protein MQNPHILIVEDEAVTRNTLRSIFEAEGYVVTEANDGAEMHKAMLENKINLVVMDINLPGKNGLLLARELREINNIGLIFLTGRDNEVDKILGLEIGADDYITKPFNPRELTIRARNLLTRVNSAVAESEEKGSVEYYRFNGWSLEINSRSLVNPQGESYKLPRSEFRAMLHFVENPGKILTRADLLMKMTGRELKPHDRTVDVTIRRIRKHFESLADTPEIIATIHGEGYRFCGHLED
- a CDS encoding D-2-hydroxyacid dehydrogenase yields the protein MANKLLLLTRENEIYRELITQCKLPDLIILNDASDSIIEADIWFAEPALAAPLIDRAKNLRWLQSTFAGVDKLVMPALRRDYQLTNVRGIFGPLMSEYLFGYLLAHQREHHKYKQQQQQQNWLPGSYKTLQGQHLLLLGTGSIAQHIAATAKHFGMVVTGINRLGTATHGFDQVDSIDNLACHLRQADVVASILPNTPDTDNILNQQNLSLLKPAAIIFNLGRGNVLDLNALTAQLNQTPNQQAILDVFTQEPLPKTHPIWSCANAIITPHIAAPSFPAQIVALFSSNYHLWRNQQPLNYVIDFDKGY
- a CDS encoding DUF3293 domain-containing protein → MENVIDTVWQDYQKTHFLLTQSLSNDFSFAIITAYNPLGCLLTPSQNRLLDRELQLKILQYQSPYRSLMGIAPDFSHVEKSWAVFIDKNQAVELGREFKQHAIYYVNQGLLSLVACFDQHKDEIQLGAFNQRLCLVSDFPEFC
- a CDS encoding PQQ-dependent sugar dehydrogenase; the protein is MLYIKSKSLWLSWLWAVKACALLGFSTMLVNPVHAAQSVMITVTKGFGLSLYASDLGDIKQMALGDHGTLFVGSQKNGTIYALVDNDQDGQVDKRYVIARGLENPDALAFYKGDLYVSEEDRIIKYEEIEDRLRRPSRAKEVYSNLPDLDKRYSRAMRFGPDGRLYIALGMPCNVCEAPAPYGSVLAINVQTGASEQVALGIRSVTGFDWEPDTKQMWFADLGRNWMGDNLPADEINRLDIKGAHFGFPYIHASTIKEPAYDKPTNLKITAPIFELPAHVAPTGLHFYTGTQFPERYQQQLFVAENGSWNRSSKVGYQIVMLTLDNSLPKTAIAHQETVVSFLDGEFPVARPFDLLTAPDGAIYISDDLKGNVYRLFYKAADPIQESTDE
- a CDS encoding succinylglutamate desuccinylase/aspartoacylase family protein; the protein is MTSKMMTKALRTSLNVGELAAGQPLDVPLFTFKGTDSRAPKVYVQANVHGAEVQGNAVIYQLMNLLEGLDILGDIVFAPLANPLGINQKSGEFTLGRFDPITGVNWNREYLDHKIDIAAWYEQHQNLSNDELIMSFKATLTEACYTKLQQPWGITTGHRLAVSLQSLAHQADIVLDLHTGPKSCKHLYCPEYDIDSVKFFSIPYSLIIPNSFGGAMDEAAFCPWWQLTDHAASKGRHFEVPVAAFTLELASQERIDMADALVDANGILAYLSHRGVIKKPVLPAEMPRYGCYLKDYKKFHAPQSGMVEYCATVGEPLLAGEPLVNILRLDLYGSDKALTPLSLDKDCVPILHFASASVHQGTELYKVMTNVFEL
- the parC gene encoding DNA topoisomerase IV subunit A — translated: MSDAIELSLDGVEQMPLRRFTEEAYLNYSMYVIMDRALPHIGDGLKPVQRRIIYAMSELGLNAQSKPKKSARTVGDVLGKYHPHGDSACYEAMVLMAQPFSYRYPLVKGQGNWGAPDDPKSFAAMRYTEATLSKFSEVLLSELGQGTVEWGVNFDGTMKEPKTLPARLPHILLNGITGIAVGMATDIPPHNVRELVSACVELLDNPKADLARLMELVPGPDYPTEAEIITPSADIAKIYETGRGSIKMRAVYSIDNHEIIITSLPHQAGSGKILEQIALQMQAKKLPMVSDLRDESDHENPVRLVVVPRSNRVDCDQLMTHLFATTDLEKSFRINLNVLGLDGRPQVKGLLAMLTEWLEYQVSTVTRRLQFRLDKVIARLHILEALMVAFLNIDEVIEIIRFHDDPKAELMARFNLSDKQAESILELKLRHLGKLEEFKIKAEQDELMAERDKLELILSSDRRLKTLVKKELIQDGETYGDDRRSPIIQRKESKALTEQELIPTEAVTVVLSDKGWVRCAKGHDVDPESLSYKAGDSYLCSAIGKSNQAAVFVDSSGRAFATDSHTLPSARSQGEPITTRFNMAPGAVMRHVIMGEDEQCYLLASDAGYGFIGAYSDMVSRNKAGKALLSLPANAQVLTPKLITKGANDALLAITSEGRMLMFSLDALPQLSKGKGNKIIGIPTERAKNREELLMHLNVVPSGAAVTLWAGKRKLTLKASDLEHYRGERGRRGAKLPRGLQRVDSVDIETVGIANDSNIGDSASDDNAE
- a CDS encoding bacterioferritin-associated ferredoxin, whose product is MYVCLCHAITDKQIKEAVRQGDCSLADVRKRLGVADQCGKCARMASQIISTQLEFEPNFYEVA
- the lysC gene encoding lysine-sensitive aspartokinase 3 — protein: MSLNQLVVAKFGGTSVADYSAMSRCADIVLSNPNTRLVVVSASSGVTNLLVELTSANVNDERRLSLLKQVAQIQYRIIDELAQPQDIAAQIDKLLSRMSVLSESLILDRSKAAMDELLSMGEHCSSVLFSAVIREKGTSSQAFDVRQVLRTDSHFGRAEPQIEHIANLSGDFLQPLLSTSIIVTQGFIGADEQGRTTTLGRGGSDYSAALLAEALSAHAVEIWTDVAGIYTTDPRLAPNARPIAEISFNEAAEMATFGAKVLHPATILPAVRQQIQVFVGSSKAPELGGTWIRHQVDNAPVYRAVALRRDQTLLNLHSLQMLHAQGFLAETFATLARHKISVDLITTSEVNVSLTLDKTGSDSSGQGLLSESLLQELSQHCRVRVEDNLALVAIIGNRIASTAGICSRVFQVLEKYNVRMICQGASPHNLCVLIDEAQAADVVKALHQNLFE